The Horticoccus luteus DNA window GGCGAGCCACCGGTTCGGCGTTCAAGCCTTTTGCCGGCATAGCACGCGAAAAGCTCCGCATCACGGAAGGGATCGCGACAGCAAAAATATTCGGAGATGCCGCCGCCAATCACGACGTGTTTTGCGGAATATGCGGCTCGCGGCTGTTCTCCGTCGTCGACAACGGCACCCGCGTCCACGTCACGCTCGGCACGCTAACGGATGCGCCCGCCATTCGTCCGACCGCACACATCTTTGTCGGCGACAAGGCCCCGTGGTTTCAAATCACCGACGCCCTGACGCGCTACGACGGTCACCTCTCGTAAATGCCGGCCGGGCGCGCCCATGGCGCGTCAATCAATGCCTTCGTAATGGTAATACACGAGGTGTTCGCGTGGCACATACACCATCAAAGTCATTTCGGAGGCGAAGCGCTTTCCTTGGCCAGCTTCGGTCGTAAGAAGATGGATTTCGGCATCAGGCGGAAACGTGTAGGTCCACCAAGCAGGGCCGGCTTCATTTCCCTGCCAGCGCTTGTTCGCATACTCGAGATCCGAAACATGCGGCAAACCAGCTGGAACCAGTGCGTGAAAGGTCGCGGCATCCGCCTCGAAACGCAGGTAGGTGCTGCCCTCGTCGGCGAACCAAAACACTTTGCTGTTGATATTGGAGACATTCGGACCGGGAGCGACGCCGAGCGTGTCTTCAAACACGAACCGCGGGGTTGCCGCGCGCACATAGCCATACGCAAACAATCCCGCCAGCAGCATCGCGAACGCGGTGAGGCCGCCGATAGTCAGCCCGGAGATCCATTTCCAAACCCGCCAATTTCGCCACCACGATAAGATAAATAGGCCAAAGGCAACCGCCCACCCTACGGCGAAAACGCCGGCGACGAATAACCAAAAAAGGACGACAATACCTGGACCCACGGCAGAGGCGACGATGCCAGAAACAGCCGAGCCGCCACGCCATGGCGGCGGCTCGACGTGGCGTCAGGTCAACTCAGACTCACTGGCAGGCTTCGCAAGCCTCACCGTTGCGCATCGCTTCGATCGAGCAGGCGATTTTTTGCTCGGCGGTGTAGGTTTTCTTCACGACTGAAGCAGGCATTTCGGTCGTCGCCACCGCGTCGGCCGTGCCCGCCACGCCGCGGACTTCCTTGCGTGTGCCAACGGTCGCTTTCTCGATATTGGAAGCGCCGAGGCTGCGGAGATAATACGTCGTCTTGAGACCGGCGTGCCACGCCTGACGATACATGTGGCTGAGCGTCTTCAGGTCGGGCGTCTTGATCCACAGATTCACCGATTGGGCTTGATCGATCCATTTCTGACGGCGCGCGGCCGCGTCGATGATCCACTTCCCGTCGATGTCGAAGGCCGTGAGATATTTCTCCTTCAGGTCGTTCGGAATGCGTTCGATGTCTTTCAACTCGCCGTCGAAATACTTGAGGTTGTCCAGCATGTCCTGATCCCACAATTCACGCGCTTTGAGATCCTTCACCAGGAATGGATTCAAGACGATGAACTCGCCCGACAGGTTCGATTTGACGAACAGATTCTTGTAGGTCGGCTCGATGCACGGCGACGTGCCAGTGATGTTCGAGATTGTAGCGGTCGGAGCAATGGCCAGGCAGTTGGAGTTGCGCATGCCTTGACGGGCGATCTTCGCCCGCAGCGGCGCCCAATCCAGCTTTCCACCGCGCGGCACGTCCACCGGCACGCCACGCTCGGCTTCGAGGAGATCGAGGGTGTCTTGCGGCAGGAGGCCGCGATCCCACTTCGAGCCTTTGTAACTCGAATAAGTGCCCCGCTCTGCGGCGAGGTCGGAGCTCGCTTCGTAAGCGTAAAAGGCGATCGCTTCCATCGCCTCGTCGTTGAACTCCACGGCTGCAGTCGACGCGAACGCGTGCCCGCGCAGATAGAGCGCGTGGGCGAGGCCCATCACGCCAAGACCGATCGGCCGATGGCGAAGGTTGGACGTCTTGGCCGACGGCGTGGGGTAGAAATTGATGTCGATGACGTTGTCGAGCGCACGGACCGCCATGCGGATCGTGTCGCGCAATTTGGCGTGATCGAGCGCGCCATCGGGCAGGAGATGGGAATCGAGGAGGACGGAGCCGAGATTGCAGACGGCCGTTTCGTCGTTGCTCGTGTTCAGCGTGATCTCGGTGCAGAGATTGGATGAGTGGATGACGCCCACGTGATCCTGCGGCGAGCGGAGGTTGCACGCATCTTTGAACGTGATCCACGGGTGGCCTGTCTCGAAGAGCATCGAGAGCATCTTTTTCCAGAGCTCAAGGGCCTCGATTTTCTGCCCGGCGATTTTCCCTTCCTCGGAGAGCTGCTCGTATTCGAGATAGCGCTTCTCAAAGGCGGCACCGTAAAGCTCGTGCAAATCGGGCACTTGGTTGGAGCGGAAGAGCGTCCAGTGTTGTCTCGCTTCCATGCGCTTCATGAACAGATCGGGAATCCAGTTCGCCGTGTTCATGTCGTGCGTGCGGCGGCGATCGTCGCCAGTGTTTTTGCGCAACTCGAGGAATTCGAAAATGTCGTTGTGCCACGTCTCCAGATACGCGCAACCGGAGCCCTTGCGCTTGCCGCCTTGGTTGACGGCCACGAGCTGGTCGTTGTGGAGCTTGAGGAACGGGATGACGCCCTGCGACTCGCCGTTGGTGCCCGCTATGTAAGCGCCGGTGCCGCGCACCGCCGTCCACGAACCGCCGAGACCGCCCGCCCATTTGGCGAGAAAGGCGTTATCCGCGATGCCGCGGAGCATGATGCTCTCAATCGTGTCGTCGACGTAGTAAAGATAGCACGACGAAAGCTGCGAGTGCAGCGTGCCGGAGTTGAACAGCGTCGGGGTCGACGAGCAGAAGCGGCGGCTCTTGTAGAGTTCGTAGAGACCGGTGACGCGCGCCTCGCGGTCGCCCTTTTCGTCGAGCATCAAGCCCATCGCCACGCGTAGCCAGAAGAACTGGGGCGTCTCGATGCGGCGCGCGGGAGAACGCGTTTTATCGATGATGAGATAGCGATCGTAGAGAGTTTGGATGCCGAGGAAGTCGAATTCCAGATCGGATGACGGATCAAGCGCCGCGCCGAGGCGGGTGAGATCGTAATCCAGGAGGCGCGGATTGAGGCGTTTGATGGCGACGCCGTGCTCCAGGTATTTCTTGAACGCCCGCTGATGGGCCGACTTCAATGCGCCGATCCCTTCGGTCATGATGTCCCAGCCGAGCACTTCTTCGTAGATATACGTGAGCTGGATGCGGCCGGCGAACTTGGCGAAATCCGCGTCGCGTTCGATCAGCGTTTTCGAGTTCAGGATGATCGTGGCATCGAGATCCTTTTGGGAAATCTGATCGTAAACGGCGCGGCGCAGTTCCTGTTCGACCTCGTCGTTGGAGAGACAGAGATCGAGGCCGATGCGCGCGAACTCGATGCGCTTGCGCAAGTCCGCTCCGTCCCAAAACACGTTGGTGCCGTCGGCTTTTTTCACGACGATCATGGCGGCCTGGCCGGGAGCCGGCGTCGTATCGGCCAAGGCGGGAACATCGCCGCCCGCGGCATCGAGCCCGATTTCGCGCGCGCCGGCGCGTTGCGCGCGAAAAAGAATGTAGGCTTCGGCGACTTTGAAGTGGCCCGCCTTCATGAGTTCTTCCTGCACCATGTCCTGAATTTCCTCGATGTGCACGAAGGATTGCTTCGAGGAATGCACGCGCTCGGAAACCGCTTTGGTGATCCCGATCGCGGGCGCTGAATCGCGCTGGAGCGAGAGGAACGTTTTGCGGACGGCTATCTCCACCTTCTGTTCGCTCCACGGGACAACCTGGTTGTTGCGGCGGATGACGCGCAGCGTAGACGTGGCGGCGGAATCGCGATCGACGGCGATCTTGCGGGCTCGATTCAAGAGCAGGCTCTTCGCCACGAAGTAGGCATTGTTGTCCACGAGCGTCTTTTCGATCAACTCGTAGAGCGCATTGAGCGTGAGCCGCACGGGCGATTGCGTGCGCCCGAGAGCGATCAGGTTCGCGGCGACCTCGCGGCAGATTGAAGCGACCCAAGCGCGATTCGTGTCGTTGAAAATATCAGTCTCACCCTTCGCGAGGTGAACGTTGGTCAACGCCTTGCCCAGCGTATCGGCCACCTCGGATAACACGAATCGCTCTTCGCCATGCGGGCACAACAAAATAATGGGAGGGAGCTCAAGCGATCCAGCGGGGATCACGTCGCGCCATGCGTAGTGGGGTTTTTGTTCGATGGGGGCCTGAACGGTGCGTTTGAGGGCGAGATCGTGGGCGAGGGTTGGGTTGCTCATGGACGGGACGGCGATGGAAGGAATGAAACGGTGATACGGGCGGAGGCGAACGAACGGACGGAACGGCCAATGGCAGGTGCCACGAGCCGGTGCAGCGGGGAACTAATCGAACGGGGTAGGAAAAAACGAAACGAGGACCGCGACGAACGCAGGCCACCTCAGAGCTCGTCGTCGCTGGCGACGGTGAGAGAGGAGGCTTTTTGATATTCGGTCACGCGACCTTCGAAGAAATTCTGCTCCTTCTTGATATCCATCATCTCGGCGAGCCACGGCAGCGGATTCTTCACACCGGCGTTGAGCGGCGCGAGGCCGCAGCTCTCCAGGCGGCGGTCCGCGATGAAATCGATGTAGGTCAGGAAGTCTTCGGCGCTGAGGCCGATGGAATTCACCGGCAGACAATCGCGAATGAACTCCTTTTCCAAGTCGATCGCCTCGCGCATGAAGCCGCGTAGCTCTTCCTTGAATTCCGGAGTCCAAATTTCGCGATTCTCATCGACGAGATCCATGAAGAGGTTGCGGAACACCTCGATGTGATTCGACTCGTCGCGCAACGTATAGCGAAACATCTGGCCGATGCCGGGAAACTTGTTTTGCCGGTAAAGCGAAAGAATCATGCCGAAGAGGCCGTAAAATTGCGTGCCCTCCATGCATTGACCGAAGACGAAGATGTTTTTCGCCAGCAGCTTCTTGTTGTCGGCCTGCGTGAGATCCAGCTCACGGCGGAGATCGCGGGAAACGCGCGTCACGAACTCGTTCTTGCGGACGATCGTCGGCACGTCCTCAAACATCGCCTCGCACTCGTGCGGGTTGATGCCCAGCGAAGCGATCATGTAGAGCAGCGAATCGGCGTGGATATTCTCTTCGTGCGCATGGCGGCCGAGCACGAGCTTGAGCTCGGGCGCCGTGACCAACTCGCGCACCACGTGCTGGATATTATCGCCCACGATGCCTTCCGCCGCCGAGAAGTAGCCAATGCCCATGCGGATAATCCAGCGCTCGACGTCGGAAAGCGCCTTTTCGTCGCGCCACTGCTCAATGTCCTTGCCCATGGGAATATCCTCCGGCTCCCAGTGGTTGGCCTTCATGGTGCGGTAAAGATCGTAGGCCCACTGATATTTCAAGGGCAGCAAGTTGAAGGTCATCGATTCGCGCCCGTTGATCACGCGCTTGGCCGCAAACGCGGCTTCGGCCTTGGCCTGATCGAGGACGAACGTCTTGGCACCGACTTGAAAGGATTTCTGCATGAGAAGAACGGAGAGAGGTGGGAGAAAAGGTGGAGAAACGACAGGGGCGAGCGGCGTTTTGGGCGGCGCGTCAGCGGAAGGCAAGAATTGGGTCGGGCAGAGGAGCTGAAACTTATTTACGGGTTGTTAACCACAACAGGATGTGGTCCTGGCCCGCTAAGACCACAACGGATTGAGCTCGTGCGTTTGCCGCGTCAACCGATTTTCCTTAGAAATTCGGCCGTTTTCCGGTTGCCTGCGCGCGACTTGTCGCCTTGCCGTCTCCCCGCTACGTGAGCTGCTCCGCCGCACGCCCCCGGCCGCGCCGGAATCGAAAGTATGTGCCGATTTGTGACAACACGAGTTTGCGAGCCAAACGACGGCTTCACTCTGCGGATACGACGGCGACACTCGCACAAGCCAACGACTGGCAGCTAGTGGGGACTGCGGCGAAACGTGCTGGCCTTCGTCCAAGAAAAAATGACAGTCCCCCGCTGTTTGGCCACCATGATTGACTCGCCCCCACCCGATGCCGCGGGCGGCACCGCCGGCCGACGCGTGCCAAGCACGCCGGCGCGCCGCAGGGGATGGTGGTGGCCGGTGGGTCTGCTTCTGGCAACGGCTGCCTGCTATTTCGGTTGCATCGATGTGCCCTTCCAATTCGACGACCAACCAGCTGTCCTCTACAATCAAACGCTGCGCGACGGCTGGCCGTCGTGGGGGATGTTGCACCCCCCCGCGGATGCAGCGGGTGCTACCGGACGTCCAGTGGTCAACGCCACGCTCGCTTTAAACTACGCCTTGGGCGGAGCGAACGTGCGCGGCTACCATCTCTTCAACCTGCTGCTCCATGTGCTCGTGGCCCTGACGCTGTGGAGCCTGATTCGCCGGACGATGCGCCTGATGAGCCCCGCACCCGGCGTTTCTATTGATGCCGTCGCGGTGACCGCAGCGGGACTGTGGGCCGTGCATCCATTATTAACGGAGTCAGTTGTCTGCATTGTACAGAGAAACGAAGAGCTGGTCGCGTTGTTCTTTCTGCTCACACTGTATGCAGTGAACCGATCCGCGACAACGCGCACGCCGCTGGCCCGTCGGAGCTGGGCGGTGACGGCGGTGAGCGCTTGCGCGTTGGGGATGGCGAGTAAGGAGGTAATGGTCACGGCACCCTTGGTGGCGTGGCTATATGATCGCACTTTTCTCGCCGGAAGCTTCCGAGGCGCGCTGCGGGCACGGCGGACGCTGTATGGCGGGCTCGCCCTCACGTGGGTCTTGCTTGCATGGCTCGTCCTGAACAACGCGCAGCGCGCGGGCACGGTCGGCTTCGGCCTCGGGATCACCAGTTGGGATTATCTTCTCACGCAATGCCGCGCCCTGGTACTTTACCTTAAGCTGGCGATCTGGCCGCACCCGCTGGTCGTTGACTACGGCTCGCCCGTGGTGCACCGCTTGAGCGCAGTGTGGTGGCAAGCGTCGGTCGTGCTCGCGCTGCTCGGCGCAACCATCTGGGCGCTGGTGCGGCGGCCCGCGGCGGGGTTTCTCGGGGCATGTTTTTTCCTCCTGCTGGCTCCGAGTTCCAGTTTCGTGCCGCTTACCACCCAAACGATTGCTGAGCACCGCATGTACCTGCCCCTCGCAGTGCTCGTTCTGTTGGTTGTGCTCGCCCTCCGCAGGTTGCCAGGTGCTTTGACTGGGACGTTTTGCTTTGCGTGCTTCGTTGCGCTGGCCTTTGGCACGATTCGACGGATCACCGTCTATCGCACCGAAATGAGCCTGTGGACTGAGACCGTAAAATATGCGCCCGACAATCCGCGCGCTCATCTGAACCTCGGTCAGGCGTTGCTCACGAGCGGAAACGCTGTCGACGCTGTGCAGCAATTCGAAACTGCACTTCGTGTCCGGCCCGACTATGCCGAGGCGCATTACAATCTCGGGCTGGCGTTGTCACAGCAAGGTCGTCTCGCAGACGCCGCGGTCGCGTTTAAGGCGGCGCTGGACATCGTCCCCGACTACACCATCGCGCACAACGCTCTCGGTACGAGCCTCGCCCAAGCCGGTGAATTCGCCGCGGCCCTCGAGCAATTCGACCAAGCGCTGGGCGAACGGCCGGATTTTCTGGACGCGCAAGTAAATCGAGCCCGCGTCTTGGTGGCCCTTCACCGCGGCAACGACGCCATCGCCGACTATCAACAAATCCTCCGGCGTCATCCCGATTCGGCTGCCGCACATCTGGGTCTCGGCGATGCGTGGGCCGCGAACGGAACCTCGCAAGAAGCGATCAAGGAATTGCGAGCGGCCGTGCAACAAGAACCCCGCCTCGTGGCGGCTCAATTCAACCTCGCCAATCTACTTAGTGCTGACGGTCGTCTCGCCGAGGCGGTCCCGCACTATGCAGCGGCGGCCCAGGAAGAGCCAAACAAGCCCGCTTTGCAGATTGCGCTGGCGAACGCACTGATGCGCCTCGGCCAGTCACGCGAGGCGGCGCTCCACTATACCGCCGCCGTGGAGCTGCAGCCTAACTCCGCGGAACTTCGCCTGAA harbors:
- a CDS encoding GFA family protein translates to MNASRANTGSRQLTGRCVCGAVHYEVADAFDYALNCHCSDCRRATGSAFKPFAGIAREKLRITEGIATAKIFGDAAANHDVFCGICGSRLFSVVDNGTRVHVTLGTLTDAPAIRPTAHIFVGDKAPWFQITDALTRYDGHLS
- a CDS encoding ribonucleoside-diphosphate reductase subunit alpha; this translates as MSNPTLAHDLALKRTVQAPIEQKPHYAWRDVIPAGSLELPPIILLCPHGEERFVLSEVADTLGKALTNVHLAKGETDIFNDTNRAWVASICREVAANLIALGRTQSPVRLTLNALYELIEKTLVDNNAYFVAKSLLLNRARKIAVDRDSAATSTLRVIRRNNQVVPWSEQKVEIAVRKTFLSLQRDSAPAIGITKAVSERVHSSKQSFVHIEEIQDMVQEELMKAGHFKVAEAYILFRAQRAGAREIGLDAAGGDVPALADTTPAPGQAAMIVVKKADGTNVFWDGADLRKRIEFARIGLDLCLSNDEVEQELRRAVYDQISQKDLDATIILNSKTLIERDADFAKFAGRIQLTYIYEEVLGWDIMTEGIGALKSAHQRAFKKYLEHGVAIKRLNPRLLDYDLTRLGAALDPSSDLEFDFLGIQTLYDRYLIIDKTRSPARRIETPQFFWLRVAMGLMLDEKGDREARVTGLYELYKSRRFCSSTPTLFNSGTLHSQLSSCYLYYVDDTIESIMLRGIADNAFLAKWAGGLGGSWTAVRGTGAYIAGTNGESQGVIPFLKLHNDQLVAVNQGGKRKGSGCAYLETWHNDIFEFLELRKNTGDDRRRTHDMNTANWIPDLFMKRMEARQHWTLFRSNQVPDLHELYGAAFEKRYLEYEQLSEEGKIAGQKIEALELWKKMLSMLFETGHPWITFKDACNLRSPQDHVGVIHSSNLCTEITLNTSNDETAVCNLGSVLLDSHLLPDGALDHAKLRDTIRMAVRALDNVIDINFYPTPSAKTSNLRHRPIGLGVMGLAHALYLRGHAFASTAAVEFNDEAMEAIAFYAYEASSDLAAERGTYSSYKGSKWDRGLLPQDTLDLLEAERGVPVDVPRGGKLDWAPLRAKIARQGMRNSNCLAIAPTATISNITGTSPCIEPTYKNLFVKSNLSGEFIVLNPFLVKDLKARELWDQDMLDNLKYFDGELKDIERIPNDLKEKYLTAFDIDGKWIIDAAARRQKWIDQAQSVNLWIKTPDLKTLSHMYRQAWHAGLKTTYYLRSLGASNIEKATVGTRKEVRGVAGTADAVATTEMPASVVKKTYTAEQKIACSIEAMRNGEACEACQ
- a CDS encoding ribonucleotide-diphosphate reductase subunit beta, whose translation is MQKSFQVGAKTFVLDQAKAEAAFAAKRVINGRESMTFNLLPLKYQWAYDLYRTMKANHWEPEDIPMGKDIEQWRDEKALSDVERWIIRMGIGYFSAAEGIVGDNIQHVVRELVTAPELKLVLGRHAHEENIHADSLLYMIASLGINPHECEAMFEDVPTIVRKNEFVTRVSRDLRRELDLTQADNKKLLAKNIFVFGQCMEGTQFYGLFGMILSLYRQNKFPGIGQMFRYTLRDESNHIEVFRNLFMDLVDENREIWTPEFKEELRGFMREAIDLEKEFIRDCLPVNSIGLSAEDFLTYIDFIADRRLESCGLAPLNAGVKNPLPWLAEMMDIKKEQNFFEGRVTEYQKASSLTVASDDEL
- a CDS encoding tetratricopeptide repeat protein codes for the protein MLAFVQEKMTVPRCLATMIDSPPPDAAGGTAGRRVPSTPARRRGWWWPVGLLLATAACYFGCIDVPFQFDDQPAVLYNQTLRDGWPSWGMLHPPADAAGATGRPVVNATLALNYALGGANVRGYHLFNLLLHVLVALTLWSLIRRTMRLMSPAPGVSIDAVAVTAAGLWAVHPLLTESVVCIVQRNEELVALFFLLTLYAVNRSATTRTPLARRSWAVTAVSACALGMASKEVMVTAPLVAWLYDRTFLAGSFRGALRARRTLYGGLALTWVLLAWLVLNNAQRAGTVGFGLGITSWDYLLTQCRALVLYLKLAIWPHPLVVDYGSPVVHRLSAVWWQASVVLALLGATIWALVRRPAAGFLGACFFLLLAPSSSFVPLTTQTIAEHRMYLPLAVLVLLVVLALRRLPGALTGTFCFACFVALAFGTIRRITVYRTEMSLWTETVKYAPDNPRAHLNLGQALLTSGNAVDAVQQFETALRVRPDYAEAHYNLGLALSQQGRLADAAVAFKAALDIVPDYTIAHNALGTSLAQAGEFAAALEQFDQALGERPDFLDAQVNRARVLVALHRGNDAIADYQQILRRHPDSAAAHLGLGDAWAANGTSQEAIKELRAAVQQEPRLVAAQFNLANLLSADGRLAEAVPHYAAAAQEEPNKPALQIALANALMRLGQSREAALHYTAAVELQPNSAELRLNLALALAASGRLAEAIEQCQTALRLRPGFGAAEHYLNEMRSDLQKSASRP